Proteins from a genomic interval of Arachis hypogaea cultivar Tifrunner chromosome 10, arahy.Tifrunner.gnm2.J5K5, whole genome shotgun sequence:
- the LOC140175928 gene encoding uncharacterized protein produces the protein MRNATKMASLDPEIAKTQEERKKKEQQLASLISLTFDTDLYGGSDKGSYLTSIPANEDGENIDAMDNEVARKVASYTAPKSLLKEMPGGDDSDAGLGFGKLQKITDREGEYRQRRLKQVIGAPRSLL, from the coding sequence ATGAGAAACGCAACGAAAATGGCGTCTTTGGATCCAGAGATTGCAAAGACGCAGGAAGAGCGCAAGAAGAAGGAGCAGCAACTCGCATCCCTCATTTCTCTCACCTTCGACACTGACCTCTATGGCGGTTCCGACAAGGGCTCCTACCTCACCTCAATCCCTGCCAACGAAGATGGAGAGAATATCGATGCCATGGATAACGAGGTTGCTCGCAAGGTTGCCTCCTATACTGCCCCCAAATCTCTGCTCAAGGAGATGCCCGGTGGTGATGACAGCGACGCCGGATTGGGGTTCGGGAAGCTGCAGAAGATTACCGACAGGGAGGGTGAGTACCGCCAAAGGAGGCTCAAGCAGGTCATCGGAGCGCCACGATCCCTTCTCTGA
- the LOC112714841 gene encoding polyadenylate-binding protein 2 isoform X2, which produces MPAVAHWLKTYQAFCVLVAVDYSCTPEEVQQHFQSCGTVNRVTIRTDKFGQPKGYAYVEFIETEAVQEALLLNESELHGRQLKVTAKRTNIPGMKQFRGRRPNPHMGFRGRPPYAPPFAYAPYGYGKVPRFRMPMRYSPYY; this is translated from the exons ATGCCTGCTGTTGCCCATTGGTTGAAGACATATCAAGCCTTTTGCGTTTTAGTTGCG GTGGACTATTCATGCACTCCTGAAGAAGTGCAGCAGCATTTTCAATCATGTGGAACAGTAAACAGAGTCACCATTCGGACTGATAAGTTTGGCCAACCCAAGGGTTATGCGTATGTAGAGTTTATTGAAACAGAGGCTGTTCAAGAGGCCCTTTTGCTGAATGAATCTGAATTGCATGGGCGTCAATTAAAG GTAACAGCTAAGAGGACAAACATACCCGGAATGAAGCAGTTCCGTGGCCGCCGACCTAATCCACACATGGGATTTAGAGGCAGACCGCCATATGCACCTCCTTTCGCCTATGCTCCTTATGGATATGG AAAGGTTCCAAGGTTCAGAATGCCAATGCGCTATAGCCCCTACTATTGA
- the LOC112714841 gene encoding polyadenylate-binding protein 2 isoform X3 has product MLLVVPSAREICRPPFSMVDYSCTPEEVQQHFQSCGTVNRVTIRTDKFGQPKGYAYVEFIETEAVQEALLLNESELHGRQLKVTAKRTNIPGMKQFRGRRPNPHMGFRGRPPYAPPFAYAPYGYGKVPRFRMPMRYSPYY; this is encoded by the exons ATGCTTTTAGTGGTGCCTAGTGCTCGAGAAATATGTAGACCTCCTTTTTCCATG GTGGACTATTCATGCACTCCTGAAGAAGTGCAGCAGCATTTTCAATCATGTGGAACAGTAAACAGAGTCACCATTCGGACTGATAAGTTTGGCCAACCCAAGGGTTATGCGTATGTAGAGTTTATTGAAACAGAGGCTGTTCAAGAGGCCCTTTTGCTGAATGAATCTGAATTGCATGGGCGTCAATTAAAG GTAACAGCTAAGAGGACAAACATACCCGGAATGAAGCAGTTCCGTGGCCGCCGACCTAATCCACACATGGGATTTAGAGGCAGACCGCCATATGCACCTCCTTTCGCCTATGCTCCTTATGGATATGG AAAGGTTCCAAGGTTCAGAATGCCAATGCGCTATAGCCCCTACTATTGA
- the LOC112714837 gene encoding ABC transporter G family member 1, with amino-acid sequence MSSSLCAPLGTRRGRGGYVEDGSSRQDVPIVVREGVYLTWEELWVTMSKPSGKDGKKAIILESQTGYAKPGELLAVMGPSGCGKTTLLDALAGRLNSKAKQTGDILINGRKQALAYGTSAYLTQEDAMLTTLTVEEAVYYSAQLQLPDSMSKFEKKERAEFTIKEMGLQDAIHTRIGGCGSKGISGGQKRRVSICIEIITRPNLLFLDEPTSGLDSAASFYVMNRIARLNKTDGIQRTIIASIHQPNTQVFQLFHNLCLLSNGKLVYFGPASAANKFFALNGFPCPTLQNPSDHFVKTINKDFELENPEQGLTDGLTTEEAIYMLVKSYQSSETSQQIQTEIVAIRTGDSSAMEKKSNAAFFTQCIVLTRRSYLNMYRDLGYYWLRLFIYGALAICLGTIFYNIGSSKESAQARGSLLMFVATFLTFITIGGFPSFVEEMKVFEKERLNGHYGVTAYIIGQTLSSIPYILLISLIPGAIVYYLTNLHHSCQHFVYFTCVLFVSVMLVESLMMIVASMVPNFLTGIITGCGILGVMMLNGGFYKLPSDLPKPIWKYPLYYISIHKYAYQGLFKNEFEGLTFTNKNNNDQVGEHMKNISGEDMLRDLWEVEMCHSKWVDLFILLGMLVLYRVLFLVIIKAMEKVKPIVAAFKWK; translated from the exons ATGAGTTCCTCTCTTTGTGCACCTCttggaacaagaagaggaagaggtggTTATGTTGAAGATGGGTCATCAAGACAAGATGTTCCAATTGTGGTGAGAGAGGGTGTTTATTTGACATGGGAGGAGTTGTGGGTGACAATGTCAAAACCAAGTGGAAAGGATGGGAAGAAGGCAATAATCCTTGAAAGCCAAACAGGGTATGCCAAGCCAGGAGAGCTTCTTGCTGTTATGGGTCCTTCTGGTTGTGGCAAGACCACACTTCTTGATGCCTTAGCAG GTAGgttgaattcaaaagcaaaacaGACAGGTGATATCTTAATCAATGGACGCAAACAAGCACTTGCTTATGGAACATCA GCATATCTAACACAAGAAGATGCTATGTTGACCACACTAACAGTTGAAGAAGCAGTGTACTACTCAGCTCAACTCCAATTACCAGattcaatgtccaagtttgaaaagaaagaaagagctgAATTCACAATCAAGGAAATGGGTTTGCAAGATGCCATTCACACAAGGATTGGAGGGTGTGGTTCCAAAGGCATTAGTGGTGGCCAGAAAAGGAGAGTTAGCATTTGCATTGAGATTATTACACGTCCTAACCTTCTATTCCTTGATGAACCAACTAGTGGACTTGATAGTGCAGCTTCTTTTTATGTTATGAACAGAATAGCAAGATTGAATAAAACTGATGGCATTCAAAGGACTATTATTGCTTCTATTCATCAACCTAACACTCAAGTTTTCCAACTCTTTCACAACCTTTGTCTTCTTTCTAATGGTAAATTAGTCTACTTTGGCCCTGCTTCTGCTGCGAATAAG TTTTTTGCATTGAATGGTTTTCCCTGCCCAACTCTCCAGAATCCTTCTGATCATTTTGTGAAAACCATTAATAAGGATTTTGAGCTG GAGAACCCTGAGCAAGGATTAACTGATGGACTTACCACAGAAGAAGCTATTTACATGCTTGTAAAATCATACCAATCATCTGAAACTAGTCAACAAATTCAAACAGAAATAGTTGCCATAAGAACTGGT GATTCTAGTGCAATGGAGAAGAAAAGCAATGCTGCATTCTTTACTCAATGCATTGTTCTTACAAGAAGATCATACTTGAATATGTATCGCGATTTAGGCTACTACTGGCTACGCCTATTTATCTATGGCGCTTTGGCTATATGCCTTGGTACAATTTTCTACAACATTGGTTCAAGCAAAGAATCAGCTCAG GCTAGAGGCTCATTGCTCATGTTTGTGGCCACATTCCTCACTTTCATAACCATTGGTGGATTTCCTTCCTTTGTAGAGGAAATGAAG GTATTTGAAAAAGAGAGACTTAATGGACATTATGGTGTCACTGCATACATCATTGGACAAACATTATCATCcattccatacatattattgataTCACTGATACCAGGAGCAATTGTTTATTACCTAACTAATCTTCACCATAGTTGTCAACACTTTGTGTACTTCACTTGTGTCCTTTTTGTTTCTGTGATGTTAGTTGAGAGCCTTATGATGATTGTTGCCAGCATGGTTCCAAATTTCTTGACTGGAATAATCACTGGCTGTGGGATTCTGGGAGTAATGATGTTAAATGGTGGATTCTATAAGTTGCCAAGTGATCTTCCTAAACCAATTTGGAAATACCCTTTATACTACATTTCAATTCACAAGTATGCATACCAAGGATTGTTCAAGAATGAGTTTGAAGGTCTAACATTtaccaacaaaaataataatgatcAAGTTGGGGAGCATATGAAGAACATTAGTGGTGAAGACATGCTAAGAGACTTATGGGAAGTGGAAATGTGTCACTCAAAGTGGGTTGATCTTTTCATATTGTTGGGGATGTTGGTTTTGTAtagagttttgttcttggtgatCATCAAGGCCATGGAAAAAGTGAAGCCTATTGTTGCAGCCTTCAAGTGGAAATAG
- the LOC112714833 gene encoding uncharacterized protein, which translates to MASLDQEIAKTQEERKKTEQQLASLTSLTFDTDLYGGSDKGSYLTSIPANEDEENIDAMDNEVARKVASYTAPKSLLKEMPGGDDSDAGLGFRKPQKIIDREGEYHQRRLKQFISPERHDPFSAGEKTPDPSVRTYADVMREQALKREKEETLKAIAKKKKEEDEAAKAAPPQAAPAQQQQQQKRRNRWDQSQDEGGAAKKSKTSDWDMPDTTPGRWDATPTPGRVTDATPGRRNRWDETPTPGRLVDSDATPAGGVTPGATPAGMTWDATPKLSGMATPTPKRQGSRWDETPATMGSATPLPGATPAAAYTPGVTPAGGFGLATPTPGQLRGSVTPEQYNLLRWERDIEERNRPLTDEELDAMFPQEGYKILEPPASYVPIRTPARKLLATPTPMGTPLYQIPEENRGQQFDVPKEAPGGLPFMKPEDYQYFGALLNEENEEELSPDEQKERKIMKLLLKVKNGTPPQRKTALRQLTDKAREFGAGPLFNRILPLLMQPTLEDQERHLLVKVIDRVLYKLDELVRPYVHKILVVIEPLLIDEDYYARVEGREIISNLSKAAGLATMIAAMRPDIDNIDEYVRNTTARAFSVVASALGIPALLPFLKAVCQSKKSWQARHTGIKIVQQIAILIGCAVLPHLRSLVEIIEHGLNDENQKVRTITALSLAALAEAAAPYGIESFDSVLKPLWKGIRQHRGKVLAAFLKAIGFIIPLMEALYASYYTKEVMLILIREFQSPDEEMKKIVLKVVKQCVSTEGVEADYIRNDILPEFFRNFWVRRMALDRRNYKQLVETTVEIANKVGVADIVGRIVEDLKDESEPYRRMVMETIEKVVTNLGSSDIDARLEELLIDGILYAFQEQTSDDANVMLNGFGAVVNSLGQRVKPYLPQICGTIKWRLNNKSAKVRQQAADLISRIAVVMKQCHEEQLMGHLGVVLYEYLGEEYPEVLGSILGALKSIVNVIGMTKMTPPIKDLLPRLTPILKNRHEKVQENCIDLVGRIADRGAEFVPAREWMRICFELLEMLKAHKKGIRRATVNTFGYIAKAIGPQDVLATLLNNLKVQERQNRVCTTVAIAIVAETCSPFTVLPALMNEYRVPELNVQNGVLKSLSFLFEYIGEMGKDYIYAVTPLLEDALMDRDLVHRQTAASAVKHMALGVAGLGCEDALVHLLNYVWPNIFETSPHVINAVMEAIEGMRVALGAAVILNYCLQGLFHPARKVREVYWKIYNSLYIGAQDALVAAYPILEDEQNNVYSRPELMMFV; encoded by the coding sequence ATGGCGTCTTTGGATCAAGAGATTGCAAAGACGCAGGAAGAGCGCAAGAAGACGGAGCAGCAACTCGCATCCCTCACTTCTCTCACCTTCGACACTGACCTCTATGGCGGTTCCGACAAGGGCTCCTACCTCACCTCAATCCCTGCCAACGAAGATGAAGAGAATATCGATGCCATGGATAACGAGGTTGCCCGCAAGGTTGCTTCCTATACTGCCCCCAAATCTCTGCTCAAGGAGATGCCCGGTGGTGATGACAGCGACGCCGGATTGGGGTTCAGGAAGCCGCAGAAGATTATCGACAGGGAGGGTGAGTACCACCAAAGGAGGCTCAAGCAGTTCATCTCGCCGGAGCGCCACGATCCCTTCTCTGCTGGCGAGAAGACACCGGACCCCTCCGTCAGGACCTACGCCGATGTCATGAGGGAGCAGGCGCTGAAGAGGGAGAAGGAGGAGACCTTGAAGGCCATTgctaagaagaagaaggaagaggatgagGCTGCTAAGGCGGCGCCTCCACAGGCTGCACCGGCGCAGCAACAGCAACAGCAGAAGCGGAGGAACAGGTGGGACCAGTCACAAGATGAGGGTGGTGCTGCAAAGAAGTCGAAAACCTCGGATTGGGATATGCCGGACACAACTCCGGGGAGGTGGGATGCCACCCCTACCCCGGGGAGGGTGACTGACGCGACTCCAGGAAGGAGGAACAGATGGGATGAGACTCCTACGCCTGGGAGGTTGGTGGACTCAGATGCAACACCTGCTGGTGGTGTTACCCCTGGTGCTACGCCTGCTGGGATGACTTGGGATGCTACCCCTAAGCTCTCTGGCATGGCTACCCCAACCCCGAAGAGGCAGGGTTCTAGGTGGGATGAAACTCCTGCTACTATGGGCAGCGCAACCCCTTTGCCCGGTGCTACCCCTGCGGCTGCTTATACCCCTGGTGTGACCCCTGCTGGTGGGTTTGGACTGGCCACTCCAACCCCCGGGCAATTGCGTGGTTCTGTGACCCCGGAGCAGTATAATTTGTTGAGGTGGGAGAGGGATATTGAGGAGAGGAATAGGCCTTTGACTGATGAGGAGCTTGATGCCATGTTTCCTCAAGAAGGGTATAAGATTTTGGAGCCACCTGCTTCATATGTCCCTATTAGGACCCCTGCGAGGAAGCTTCTCGCCACGCCTACTCCGATGGGGACTCCTCTTTATCAGATCCCTGAGGAGAACCGTGGTCAGCAGTTTGATGTTCCTAAGGAAGCACCTGGCGGGTTGCCATTCATGAAACCCGAGGATTACCAGTATTTTGGTGCTTTGTTGAATGAAGAAAATGAAGAGGAGTTGTCACCTGATGAGCAGAAAGAGAGGAAGATCATGAAACTTCTGCTCAAGGTGAAGAATGGAACGCCCCCTCAAAGGAAAACAGCTCTAAGACAGCTCACTGATAAGGCTCGTGAGTTTGGTGCTGGGCCGTTGTTTAACAGGATTTTGCCTCTGCTCATGCAACCTACACTGGAGGACCAAGAGAGGCACTTGTTGGTTAAGGTAATTGATAGGGTTTTGTATAAATTGGATGAATTGGTTCGCCCTTATGTGCATAagattcttgttgtgattgaacctttgttgattgatgaaGACTACTATGCCCGTGTGGAGGGGAGAGAAATCATCTCTAACCTTAGTAAGGCTGCTGGTTTGGCCACTATGATTGCAGCCATGCGACCTGATATTGATAACATCGATGAATATGTTAGGAACACTACTGCTAGGGCTTTTAGTGTTGTTGCTTCAGCTCTTGGTATTCCTGCGCTCTTGCCCTTTTTGAAGGCTGTCTGTCAAAGTAAGAAATCATGGCAGGCTCGGCACACGGGGATTAAGATTGTTCAACAGATTGCTATTTTAATTGGTTGTGCAGTTTTGCCACATTTGAGATCCCTTGTGGAAATTATTGAGCATGGTCTGAATGATGAGAATCAGAAAGTGAGAACCATCACTGCTTTGTCTCTTGCTGCTCTTGCAGAGGCTGCAGCTCCTTATGGTATTGAAAGTTTTGACTCTGTGTTGAAGCCACTATGGAAGGGTATCAGGCAACACCGTGGTAAGGTGTTGGCTGCATTTTTGAAGGCCATTGGTTTTATCATTCCATTGATGGAAGCTCTATATGCCAGTTACTATACTAAGGAAGTGATGCTTATTCTGATTCGTGAATTCCAGTCACCTGATGAGGAAATGAAGAAAATTGTTCTGAAAGTGGTGAAGCAATGTGTGAGCACCGAGGGTGTGGAGGCGGATTATATTAGAAATGATATCCTCCCTGAGTTTTTCAGGAATTTCTGGGTTAGGAGGATGGCTCTGGATAGAAGAAATTATAAGCAACTTGTCGAGACTACTGTAGAGATTGCTAATAAAGTTGGTGTTGCTGATATTGTTGGGAGGATAGTTGAGGATCTTAAAGATGAGAGTGAACCTTACAGGCGAATGGTTATGGAGACTATTGAGAAGGTGGTCACAAACTTGGGATCATCTGATATAGATGCAAGGTTAGAAGAGCTTCTCATTGATGGTATTCTATACGCATTCCAAGAGCAGACCAGTGATGATGCTAATGTGATGCTTAATGGGTTTGGTGCTGTTGTGAACTCCCTTGGGCAGAGAGTGAAACCTTATCTTCCTCAGATTTGTGGTACCATCAAATGGCGTTTAAACAACAAGAGTGCAAAGGTGAGACAGCAAGCAGCAGACCTTATTTCAAGGATTGCTGTTGTTATGAAGCAGTGCCATGAGGAACAACTGATGGGCCATCTTGGTGTTGTGTTGTATGAATATTTGGGAGAGGAATATCCCGAAGTTCTTGggtcaattttgggagctcttaAGTCAATCGTCAATGTTATTGGTATGACGAAGATGACTCCACCTATCAAAGATTTGCTTCCCAGGTTGACACCAATTTTGAAGAATAGGCATGAGAAAGTGCAGGAAAATTGTATTGATCTTGTGGGGAGAATTGCTGACCGTGGTGCAGAGTTTGTGCCAGCTAGAGAATGGATGAGAATCTGTTTTGAGCTTCTTGAGATGCTGAAGGCACACAAGAAGGGAATTCGAAGGGCGACTGTGAACACTTTTGGTTATATTGCAAAAGCCATTGGTCCACAGGATGTCTTGGCAACTCTTCTGAATAACCTCAAGGTGCAGGAGAGGCAGAACCGTGTCTGCACTACTGTAGCAATTGCAATAGTTGCAGAGACGTGCTCGCCTTTCACAGTGTTACCTGCTTTGATGAATGAGTACCGTGTGCCAGAGCTCAATGTGCAAAATGGTGTCCTCAAGTCACTCTCTTTCCTATTTGAATACATTGGTGAAATGGGAAAGGACTACATCTATGCTGTGACTCCATTGCTTGAGGATGCTCTCATGGACAGAGATTTGGTTCATAGGCAGACGGCGGCTTCTGCTGTGAAGCACATGGCGCTGGGAGTAGCTGGATTGGGTTGTGAGGATGCTCTAGTCCATTTGCTGAACTATGTCTGGCCAAACATTTTCGAAACCTCTCCACACGTGATCAACGCTGTGATGGAAGCCATCGAAGGGATGAGGGTAGCCTTGGGTGCTGCCGTTATTCTCAACTACTGCCTCCAAGGGCTGTTCCACCCAGCAAGAAAGGTTAGGGAAGTGTATTGGAAGATCTATAATTCACTGTACATCGGAGCTCAGGATGCTCTTGTAGCTGCATACCCCATCTTGGAGGATGAGCAGAACAATGTGTACAGCAGACCAGAGTTGATGATGTTCGTGTAG
- the LOC112714841 gene encoding polyadenylate-binding protein 2 isoform X1, translating into MENDDVDMNAEDNNEPDFDDMDKRLKDIEDETAALKEMQAKVEKEMGSVQDLGTASASQVNREEIDSRSVFVGNVDYSCTPEEVQQHFQSCGTVNRVTIRTDKFGQPKGYAYVEFIETEAVQEALLLNESELHGRQLKVTAKRTNIPGMKQFRGRRPNPHMGFRGRPPYAPPFAYAPYGYGKVPRFRMPMRYSPYY; encoded by the exons ATGGAAAACGACGACGTCGACATGAACGCCGAAGATAACAACGAACCT GATTTTGATGACATGGATAAGCGCTTGAAGGATATAGAAGATGAAACTGCTGCTCTTAAAGAGATGCAAGCCAAGGTCGAGAAGGAGATGGGATCTGTTCAGG ATCTCGGAACTGCATCTGCTAGTCAGGTCAACAGAGAGGAGATAGATTCTCGTTCAGTCTTTGTAGGCAAT GTGGACTATTCATGCACTCCTGAAGAAGTGCAGCAGCATTTTCAATCATGTGGAACAGTAAACAGAGTCACCATTCGGACTGATAAGTTTGGCCAACCCAAGGGTTATGCGTATGTAGAGTTTATTGAAACAGAGGCTGTTCAAGAGGCCCTTTTGCTGAATGAATCTGAATTGCATGGGCGTCAATTAAAG GTAACAGCTAAGAGGACAAACATACCCGGAATGAAGCAGTTCCGTGGCCGCCGACCTAATCCACACATGGGATTTAGAGGCAGACCGCCATATGCACCTCCTTTCGCCTATGCTCCTTATGGATATGG AAAGGTTCCAAGGTTCAGAATGCCAATGCGCTATAGCCCCTACTATTGA
- the LOC112714835 gene encoding tRNA (cytosine(38)-C(5))-methyltransferase 2 isoform X1, whose product MADAAESHGGGNKPQRVLEFYSGIGGMRYSLMRAGVKAQVVEAFEINDRANDVYEHNFGHRPYQGNIQCLTAADLDGYGGDAWLLSPPCQPYTRQGLQKDTGDARAFSFLQILELMPFLLKPPSLLFVENVVGFETSDTHAKLIEILDRTNFVTQEFILSPLQFGIPYSRPRYFCLAKRKPYSFVNEIWNRQLIQSPRPLYEHFDTAFIEDDLSQEDRHMLLQSCEPIESFLELKNPSNNIEAESATLGKGDDNVCDSLQQCYVPLSLVERWGSAMDVVYPDSKRCCCFTKSYYRYVKGTGSLLATVQPKKRDKASLKEQCLRYFTPREVANIHSFPEGFKFPDHISLKQRYALLGNSLSIAVVAPLLQYLFANP is encoded by the exons ATGGCGGATGCAGCAGAGTCCCATGGCGGCGGAAACAAACCCCAGCGAGTGCTGGAGTTCTACAGTGGAATCGGCGGCATG AGGTACTCTCTGATGCGAGCAGGGGTGAAAGCTCAAGTGGTTGAAGCATTTGAAATCAACGACAGAGCCAATGACGTTTACGAGCATAATTTCGGTCATCGTCCTTATCAG GGAAATATTCAATGCTTGACTGCGGCTGATCTCGACGGCTATGGTGGAGATGCATGGCTTCTTTCTCCTCCTTGCCAACCTTACACGCGGCAAG GTCTCCAGAAGGACACTGGTGATGCTCGggcattttcttttcttcagaTTCTTGAGCTTATGCCATTCTTATTGAAGCCTCCAAGCTTGTTATTCGTAGAAAATGTTGTTGGCTTCGAG ACATCTGACACACATGCAAAACTGATTGAAATATTGGACAGAACAAATTTTGTTACACAGGAGTTCATTTTGAGCCCACTACAGTTTGGAATCCCATATTCTAGGCCTCGATATTTTTGTCTG GCTAAGAGAAAGCCCTACTCTTTTGTTAATGAAATTTGGAACAGACAACTGATTCAATCTCCAAGACCATTATATGAGCATTTTGATACAGCGTTTATTGAAGATGATTTATCACAAGAGGACAGGCATATGTTGTTGCAGTCATGTGAACCTATTGAAAGTTTTCTTGAGTTAAAGAATCCTAGCAATAATATTGAGGCTGAATCTGCAACTTTGGGCAAAGGTGATGATAATGTCTGTGACTCTTTACAGCAGTGTTATGTTCCCCTGAGTTTGGTTGAGCGGTGGGGAAGTGCTATGG ATGTTGTCTATCCTGATTCAAAGCGCTGCTGCTGTTTTACAAAAAGTTATTACAGATATGTGAAGGGAACTGGATCCCTTTTGGCGACTGTTCAG CCAAAGAAGAGGGACAAAGCATCATTGAAGGAGCAGTGCCTTAGATATTTTACCCCTAGAGAG GTTGCGAACATTCATTCGTTTCCTGAAGGTTTCAAGTTTCCAGATCACATTAGTCTCAAACAACG TTATGCTTTGCTAGGAAACAGTTTAAGCATAGCAGTTGTTGCTCCCTTACTTCAGTATCTTTTCGCCAATCCGTAG
- the LOC112714835 gene encoding tRNA (cytosine(38)-C(5))-methyltransferase 2 isoform X2 has translation MADAAESHGGGNKPQRVLEFYSGIGGMRYSLMRAGVKAQVVEAFEINDRANDVYEHNFGHRPYQGNIQCLTAADLDGYGGDAWLLSPPCQPYTRQGLQKDTGDARAFSFLQILELMPFLLKPPSLLFVENVVGFEVCQLGLTHKTNFVTQEFILSPLQFGIPYSRPRYFCLAKRKPYSFVNEIWNRQLIQSPRPLYEHFDTAFIEDDLSQEDRHMLLQSCEPIESFLELKNPSNNIEAESATLGKGDDNVCDSLQQCYVPLSLVERWGSAMDVVYPDSKRCCCFTKSYYRYVKGTGSLLATVQPKKRDKASLKEQCLRYFTPREVANIHSFPEGFKFPDHISLKQRYALLGNSLSIAVVAPLLQYLFANP, from the exons ATGGCGGATGCAGCAGAGTCCCATGGCGGCGGAAACAAACCCCAGCGAGTGCTGGAGTTCTACAGTGGAATCGGCGGCATG AGGTACTCTCTGATGCGAGCAGGGGTGAAAGCTCAAGTGGTTGAAGCATTTGAAATCAACGACAGAGCCAATGACGTTTACGAGCATAATTTCGGTCATCGTCCTTATCAG GGAAATATTCAATGCTTGACTGCGGCTGATCTCGACGGCTATGGTGGAGATGCATGGCTTCTTTCTCCTCCTTGCCAACCTTACACGCGGCAAG GTCTCCAGAAGGACACTGGTGATGCTCGggcattttcttttcttcagaTTCTTGAGCTTATGCCATTCTTATTGAAGCCTCCAAGCTTGTTATTCGTAGAAAATGTTGTTGGCTTCGAGGTTTGTCAACTTGGATTAACTCATAA AACAAATTTTGTTACACAGGAGTTCATTTTGAGCCCACTACAGTTTGGAATCCCATATTCTAGGCCTCGATATTTTTGTCTG GCTAAGAGAAAGCCCTACTCTTTTGTTAATGAAATTTGGAACAGACAACTGATTCAATCTCCAAGACCATTATATGAGCATTTTGATACAGCGTTTATTGAAGATGATTTATCACAAGAGGACAGGCATATGTTGTTGCAGTCATGTGAACCTATTGAAAGTTTTCTTGAGTTAAAGAATCCTAGCAATAATATTGAGGCTGAATCTGCAACTTTGGGCAAAGGTGATGATAATGTCTGTGACTCTTTACAGCAGTGTTATGTTCCCCTGAGTTTGGTTGAGCGGTGGGGAAGTGCTATGG ATGTTGTCTATCCTGATTCAAAGCGCTGCTGCTGTTTTACAAAAAGTTATTACAGATATGTGAAGGGAACTGGATCCCTTTTGGCGACTGTTCAG CCAAAGAAGAGGGACAAAGCATCATTGAAGGAGCAGTGCCTTAGATATTTTACCCCTAGAGAG GTTGCGAACATTCATTCGTTTCCTGAAGGTTTCAAGTTTCCAGATCACATTAGTCTCAAACAACG TTATGCTTTGCTAGGAAACAGTTTAAGCATAGCAGTTGTTGCTCCCTTACTTCAGTATCTTTTCGCCAATCCGTAG